A genomic window from Streptomyces mirabilis includes:
- a CDS encoding Rv1733c family protein: MRTRVRGWRWRRNPLRRRSDVVEAWTVLTVAVLVFVGAPSAGAAVGWWRYESAQARAATQRAERQRVSAVLVETAPAAVPSPQGARLPTFRVKVRWTEPGKGPRTGEALVPAGGQRGDRVAVWLDARGRNVGPPVTTGAVWQHALTTGVSTAAGVVAVVLAWHFAVRRIAARRRLAEWEREWARTGPKWRRHTA, translated from the coding sequence ATGCGTACCCGGGTACGCGGTTGGCGCTGGCGCCGCAATCCACTGCGCCGCCGCTCGGACGTCGTCGAGGCGTGGACGGTACTGACCGTCGCCGTGCTGGTGTTCGTCGGTGCGCCGTCGGCCGGAGCCGCTGTGGGGTGGTGGCGGTACGAGAGCGCACAGGCACGGGCGGCGACGCAGCGGGCCGAGCGGCAGCGGGTGAGCGCCGTACTCGTGGAGACCGCGCCCGCGGCGGTGCCCTCGCCACAGGGTGCCAGGCTGCCCACGTTCCGGGTGAAGGTGCGCTGGACCGAGCCGGGCAAGGGGCCCCGGACCGGTGAGGCCCTGGTCCCCGCGGGCGGGCAGCGCGGCGACCGCGTCGCGGTCTGGCTCGATGCGCGCGGCCGGAACGTCGGTCCGCCGGTGACCACCGGCGCGGTCTGGCAACACGCGCTGACGACGGGTGTGTCGACCGCCGCGGGAGTCGTGGCCGTCGTACTCGCCTGGCACTTCGCCGTACGGCGGATCGCCGCGCGTCGCCGTCTGGCCGAGTGGGAGCGGGAGTGGGCGCGTACGGGGCCCAAGTGGCGACGGCACACGGCTTGA
- a CDS encoding MarR family winged helix-turn-helix transcriptional regulator: MNAAEASVETIQREMTAFARRARASAGRMHPELSLVSYTLLGHLEESGGCRATDLAAHYALDKSTVSRQVSALERAGLIERRVDPEDHRVQVLQLTEAGTRILAQVTESRRIAFRERLADWPPADLERFAAYLVRYNTAAAGAPPAAQASGS, from the coding sequence GTGAATGCAGCCGAGGCGTCCGTCGAGACCATCCAGCGCGAGATGACGGCCTTCGCCCGCCGCGCCCGGGCCTCGGCGGGGCGTATGCATCCGGAGCTGTCGCTGGTCTCGTACACCCTGCTGGGTCATCTGGAGGAGAGCGGCGGCTGTCGTGCCACCGACCTCGCCGCGCACTACGCCCTGGACAAGTCCACGGTGAGCCGACAGGTGTCGGCGCTGGAGCGGGCCGGGCTCATCGAACGCCGAGTCGACCCCGAGGACCACCGGGTGCAGGTGCTCCAGCTGACGGAGGCGGGCACCCGCATCCTCGCCCAGGTCACCGAGAGCCGCCGGATCGCGTTCCGTGAGCGGCTCGCGGACTGGCCGCCGGCGGACCTGGAGCGGTTCGCCGCCTACCTGGTGCGGTACAACACGGCGGCGGCCGGGGCACCGCCCGCCGCACAGGCCTCCGGGAGCTGA
- a CDS encoding GntR family transcriptional regulator: MARTTSPTSIHSSDQEPRYARIAAQLLGELRDGTVPPGERLPGERELATRFGVSRETVRQALQRLRRDGLVSTDRRGSHATLPGTTAEHIPSLDFPVGAHTAEPCAVHRASVTWETPPPEHAEALGLAPARPTLVHRYESAAADGSGLRTAVTSFSAVAVTEVEELARYRDRADGCASAQLRRAYDWMRKAGLTLHHRDAITRLPQSVRVTRRVHDQYDRPLEITELLVEAQQDALVYEFTLPAAG, translated from the coding sequence ATGGCCCGCACCACCAGTCCAACCAGCATCCACTCGTCCGACCAGGAGCCCCGCTACGCGCGGATCGCCGCACAACTGCTCGGCGAACTGCGCGACGGGACGGTTCCGCCCGGTGAACGACTGCCGGGAGAAAGGGAGTTAGCCACGCGCTTCGGCGTCAGCCGCGAGACGGTGCGGCAGGCGCTGCAGCGGCTGCGGCGCGACGGTCTCGTCTCCACCGACCGGCGCGGCAGCCACGCCACCCTGCCCGGCACCACCGCCGAGCACATCCCCTCGCTCGACTTCCCCGTCGGCGCGCACACCGCCGAGCCGTGCGCCGTCCACCGCGCCAGTGTCACCTGGGAGACTCCCCCGCCCGAGCACGCCGAGGCACTGGGACTCGCGCCGGCCCGGCCGACCCTCGTGCATCGCTACGAGTCGGCCGCGGCGGACGGCAGCGGACTGCGTACGGCCGTCACCTCGTTCTCCGCCGTCGCCGTGACCGAGGTCGAGGAACTCGCCCGCTACCGCGACCGTGCGGACGGCTGCGCGTCGGCGCAGCTGCGGCGGGCGTACGACTGGATGCGCAAGGCCGGGCTGACCCTGCACCACCGGGACGCGATCACCCGGCTCCCGCAGTCCGTGCGGGTCACCCGGCGTGTGCACGACCAGTACGACCGGCCCCTGGAGATCACCGAACTGCTGGTGGAGGCCCAACAGGACGCCCTCGTCTACGAGTTCACGCTGCCGGCGGCGGGGTGA
- a CDS encoding universal stress protein, with product MSTDTRTITVGIDGSRSSLDAADWAAREAQRRRLPLRLLHAGTEPAVPGGVFDTDDIDDIDVPAGRTRAALDRAAIELSYAHPALDIIARRTATPAVPALLAAAVEAETLVLGSRGRTGSAGFPVGSVALGVAARADRPVVLVRAGELPEDERMPVVKGSPPSTAPYLPVVLGLDPDASADDLIGYAFDTAAVRSAQLHVVHPWALPTSTLRPWRHRFPGTTVREHRVDGDPGPRLLEASARAGLLVVGRRTGRGPGRAARSLIRHADCPVAVVPHD from the coding sequence ATGAGCACCGACACGCGGACGATCACCGTGGGCATCGACGGCTCGCGATCCAGCCTGGACGCGGCCGACTGGGCCGCCCGTGAGGCGCAGCGCCGCCGGCTCCCCCTGCGGCTGCTGCACGCGGGGACCGAACCGGCCGTTCCCGGCGGCGTCTTCGACACCGACGACATAGACGACATCGACGTTCCCGCCGGGCGCACCCGCGCCGCACTCGACCGGGCCGCCATCGAACTCTCCTACGCCCACCCGGCCTTGGACATCATCGCCCGCCGCACCGCGACACCGGCGGTCCCGGCGCTGCTCGCCGCGGCCGTCGAGGCGGAGACGCTGGTCCTCGGCTCGCGCGGCCGTACGGGGAGCGCGGGGTTCCCGGTCGGCTCGGTCGCCCTCGGCGTCGCGGCCCGCGCCGACCGCCCGGTCGTCCTGGTGCGCGCGGGCGAACTCCCCGAGGACGAACGGATGCCCGTCGTCAAGGGCTCACCGCCGAGTACGGCGCCCTACCTGCCCGTCGTCCTCGGACTCGATCCGGACGCCTCGGCCGACGACCTGATCGGCTACGCCTTCGACACGGCCGCCGTCCGCTCCGCGCAGCTGCACGTGGTGCACCCGTGGGCCCTGCCCACCAGCACACTGCGGCCGTGGCGCCACAGGTTCCCCGGGACCACGGTCCGCGAGCACCGCGTCGACGGCGATCCCGGCCCCCGTCTGCTGGAGGCGTCCGCGCGGGCCGGTCTGCTGGTCGTCGGGCGCCGCACCGGCCGGGGCCCGGGCCGCGCCGCGCGGTCACTGATCCGGCACGCCGACTGCCCGGTGGCGGTCGTTCCGCACGACTGA
- a CDS encoding ferredoxin reductase: MTDTFVPPTRFAVPGRIAVSNRAAATWQTATLTEIRRETPGAVTFRFAVPEWSGHLPGQHLMLRLTAEDGYVAQRHYSLASPPDDTAHIELTLDHVEGGEVSGWFHTVARPGDSVEVRGPLSGFFAWPGDRPALLVGAGSGVVPLMSMLRHHRARALDVPLRLLVSARGPEELIYAREYGAETTPVFTRTAPEGMAVGRLAAAHLAPLLAERPPGGWEAYVCGSNGFAEHASRLLVEAGQPVDRIRIERFG, from the coding sequence ATGACCGACACGTTCGTACCGCCCACCCGGTTCGCCGTGCCCGGGCGGATCGCGGTGAGCAACCGGGCCGCCGCCACCTGGCAGACCGCCACGCTCACCGAGATCCGCCGGGAGACGCCGGGCGCCGTCACCTTCCGGTTCGCGGTGCCGGAGTGGTCGGGGCATCTGCCGGGGCAGCACCTGATGCTGCGGCTGACCGCCGAGGACGGGTACGTGGCGCAGCGTCACTACTCCCTCGCGTCGCCGCCCGACGACACCGCGCACATCGAACTCACCCTCGACCACGTCGAGGGCGGCGAGGTCTCCGGCTGGTTCCACACGGTGGCGAGGCCCGGTGATTCGGTCGAGGTGCGCGGGCCGCTCAGCGGGTTCTTCGCCTGGCCCGGCGACCGGCCCGCGCTGCTCGTCGGCGCCGGCTCCGGTGTCGTACCGCTGATGTCGATGCTGCGCCACCACCGGGCCCGCGCGCTGGACGTGCCGCTGCGGCTGCTCGTCTCCGCGCGCGGCCCCGAAGAGCTCATCTACGCGCGGGAGTACGGTGCCGAGACCACGCCCGTCTTCACGCGCACCGCACCCGAGGGGATGGCCGTGGGACGGCTCGCGGCGGCGCATCTGGCTCCGCTGCTGGCCGAGCGGCCACCGGGTGGGTGGGAGGCCTATGTGTGCGGCTCCAACGGGTTCGCGGAGCACGCCTCGCGGCTGCTGGTGGAGGCCGGGCAGCCGGTGGACCGCATTCGTATCGAACGCTTCGGCTGA
- a CDS encoding GNAT family N-acetyltransferase, protein MSDRRLTSPRPPTDATHPLDNPSLASLTGPHAHFAERRGHVLRYPVDVSPWLALPDDPTDDDWADLAALVGPGGEAPLAGFNGPTPEGWEVTFSLDGVQLVDDGLAAAPDAEAVRLGPADVPEMLDLVERTRPGPFLPRTVELGTYLGIRRGGALIAMAGERLHPPGWTEISAVCTDPDFRGEGLATRLILAVAHGIRERGETPFLHTAASNTNAIRLYESLGFKLRRGTRFMAARVPEHLTDGRAVGVR, encoded by the coding sequence ATGAGCGACCGTCGCCTCACGAGCCCCCGTCCGCCGACCGACGCCACGCACCCGCTGGACAACCCGTCCCTCGCCTCGCTGACCGGCCCACACGCCCACTTCGCCGAACGCCGGGGACACGTCCTGCGCTATCCCGTCGACGTGTCGCCGTGGCTGGCCCTGCCCGACGACCCGACCGACGACGACTGGGCGGACCTCGCCGCCCTCGTCGGACCCGGCGGCGAGGCCCCGCTGGCCGGCTTCAACGGGCCGACCCCGGAAGGCTGGGAGGTGACCTTCAGCCTGGACGGCGTCCAACTCGTCGACGACGGACTCGCCGCGGCGCCGGACGCCGAAGCGGTGCGGCTCGGCCCCGCCGACGTACCCGAGATGCTGGACCTGGTGGAGCGCACCAGGCCCGGCCCCTTCCTGCCACGCACCGTCGAGCTCGGCACCTATCTCGGCATCCGGCGCGGCGGCGCGCTGATCGCCATGGCGGGGGAGCGGCTGCACCCGCCGGGCTGGACCGAGATCAGCGCGGTCTGCACCGACCCGGACTTCCGCGGCGAGGGGCTCGCCACCCGTCTGATCCTTGCCGTGGCGCACGGCATCCGCGAACGCGGCGAGACCCCCTTCCTGCACACCGCCGCGAGCAACACCAACGCCATCCGGCTCTATGAGTCCCTGGGCTTCAAACTGCGCCGCGGCACGCGGTTCATGGCGGCACGGGTTCCGGAGCATCTGACGGACGGCCGGGCCGTGGGGGTCCGTTGA
- a CDS encoding phosphatidylinositol-specific phospholipase C domain-containing protein, whose product MYRHVRVLARTGIAVATAGALALTTAPGATAADLSYSASTSVGVHNSYDKAKYTYFADALDSGAGMLELDVWTNVFGASWRVSHSNPIGNDNNCENAANASELRTKSRNRDLAGCLSDIKAWHDAHPGHRPIQLKIEMKDGFQANNGRGPAQLDALLTAKLGDALLRPADIVGSHADLDSAVRADGWPARSALAGKFMVELIPGTVEESNPLDSLWTDREYATHLRDLAAAGRLREAAAFPAVHNAATGDPRTRYTDPAIRPWFVIFDGDAATYANGTIDTAWYDDRHYLVVMTDGQNVPPAIDATNPTQAQALDRVALLARQHASVVSADWYPLPAVLSTVVPRGTAG is encoded by the coding sequence ATGTACAGACATGTGAGGGTGTTGGCGCGTACCGGGATCGCGGTGGCGACGGCGGGAGCCCTCGCCCTGACCACGGCCCCCGGCGCCACCGCCGCGGACCTCTCGTACTCCGCCAGCACCTCCGTCGGGGTCCACAACTCCTACGACAAGGCCAAGTACACGTACTTCGCCGACGCGCTGGACTCCGGCGCCGGAATGCTCGAACTCGACGTGTGGACCAATGTGTTCGGCGCCTCCTGGCGCGTCTCGCACAGCAACCCGATCGGCAACGACAACAACTGCGAGAACGCGGCGAACGCCTCCGAACTGCGCACCAAGTCCCGCAACCGCGACCTCGCCGGCTGCCTCTCCGACATCAAGGCCTGGCACGACGCGCACCCGGGCCACCGGCCGATCCAGCTGAAGATCGAGATGAAGGACGGCTTCCAGGCCAACAACGGCCGCGGTCCCGCCCAGCTGGACGCCCTGCTCACCGCGAAGCTCGGCGATGCCCTGTTGCGCCCCGCCGACATCGTCGGCTCCCACGCCGACCTCGACTCGGCCGTACGCGCCGACGGCTGGCCCGCCCGCTCGGCCCTCGCGGGCAAGTTCATGGTCGAGCTGATCCCCGGAACCGTCGAGGAGAGCAACCCCCTCGACTCGCTCTGGACCGACCGCGAGTACGCCACCCACCTCCGCGACCTCGCCGCGGCCGGGCGGCTGCGCGAGGCGGCCGCCTTCCCCGCCGTCCACAACGCGGCCACGGGCGACCCGCGCACCCGCTACACGGACCCGGCCATCCGCCCCTGGTTCGTGATCTTCGACGGCGACGCCGCCACCTACGCGAACGGCACCATCGACACCGCCTGGTACGACGACCGCCACTACCTCGTCGTCATGACCGACGGTCAGAACGTGCCACCGGCCATCGACGCCACCAACCCCACCCAGGCCCAGGCCCTGGACCGGGTCGCCCTCCTCGCCCGGCAGCACGCGAGCGTGGTCTCGGCGGACTGGTACCCCCTGCCCGCGGTCCTGTCGACGGTCGTACCACGCGGAACGGCGGGCTGA
- a CDS encoding alpha/beta hydrolase — MTTNDAQQIERANATGRVPVVFVHGLWLLPSSWDRWTAHFEQAGYAPVSLSWPDDPDTVEEANAHPEVLAGKTVGQVADHLESLIGGLEKKPAVIGHSFGGLLTQILAGRGRSAVSVAIDPAPFRGVLPLPISSLRSAAPVLGNPANRHRAVPLTFDQFRYGFANAVSEEEAKELYDTFAVPAPGAPLFQAATANFNPWTEVKVDTENPDRGPLLIISGEKDHTVPWAIANASYKKQQHNPGVTEITEIPGRGHALTIDHGWQEVADTALEFARRFA, encoded by the coding sequence ATGACCACCAACGACGCACAGCAGATCGAGCGAGCGAACGCCACGGGCCGCGTCCCGGTCGTCTTCGTTCACGGCCTGTGGCTCCTGCCGAGCAGCTGGGACCGGTGGACCGCACACTTCGAGCAGGCGGGCTACGCGCCGGTCTCCCTGTCCTGGCCCGACGACCCCGACACGGTCGAGGAGGCCAACGCCCACCCGGAGGTCCTCGCCGGCAAGACGGTCGGGCAGGTCGCCGACCATCTGGAGTCACTGATCGGCGGCCTGGAGAAGAAGCCGGCGGTCATCGGCCACTCCTTCGGTGGACTGCTCACCCAGATCCTCGCCGGCCGGGGCCGGTCCGCCGTCTCGGTGGCGATCGACCCGGCACCGTTCCGCGGCGTGCTGCCGCTGCCGATCTCGTCGCTGCGCTCCGCCGCGCCGGTCCTGGGCAACCCGGCCAACCGACACCGGGCCGTCCCGCTCACCTTCGACCAGTTCCGTTACGGCTTCGCCAACGCGGTGAGCGAGGAGGAGGCCAAGGAGCTGTACGACACGTTCGCCGTACCCGCGCCGGGTGCCCCGCTCTTCCAGGCCGCCACGGCGAACTTCAACCCGTGGACCGAGGTCAAGGTCGACACCGAGAACCCCGACCGCGGCCCGCTGCTGATCATCTCGGGCGAGAAGGACCACACCGTGCCGTGGGCGATCGCGAACGCCTCGTACAAGAAGCAGCAGCACAACCCGGGCGTCACCGAGATCACCGAGATCCCGGGCCGTGGACACGCGCTGACCATCGACCACGGCTGGCAGGAGGTCGCCGACACCGCGCTGGAGTTCGCCCGCCGCTTCGCCTGA
- a CDS encoding NADP-dependent oxidoreductase has protein sequence MPKAYVFTRYGGPETEALVEQDRPSPGPGQVLVAVRAAGVNPVDWKQRTGYARPGAGARELPAVLGNEVAGVVEELGPDVTGFTVGDEVFGNPVAGGYAEYALLPTAVTAHKPAALSFTDAAALPIAAATAYDGIHQLGLPSGATVLITGAGGGVGVAATQIARALGLAVVGVASEGKKDFVEELGAVHVPAGPDLAERVRAAAPDGVDAVFDLVGGEVLEAAATLLDDRTKLITGADRETAARLGGGPVERARTAAVLDEVARLVVDGRLRPFVTGTFPLDRAGEALRTVEDGHARGKIVIEVAR, from the coding sequence ATGCCCAAGGCGTACGTCTTCACCCGGTACGGCGGACCGGAGACCGAGGCCCTGGTGGAGCAGGACCGGCCGAGCCCGGGTCCCGGCCAGGTACTCGTGGCGGTCCGCGCGGCGGGCGTGAACCCCGTCGACTGGAAGCAGCGGACGGGATACGCCCGCCCAGGCGCCGGGGCACGCGAGCTGCCCGCCGTCCTCGGCAACGAGGTCGCCGGCGTCGTCGAGGAGCTCGGTCCCGACGTGACCGGGTTCACCGTGGGGGACGAGGTCTTCGGCAACCCGGTGGCCGGCGGATACGCCGAGTACGCGCTGCTGCCGACCGCGGTCACCGCCCACAAGCCCGCCGCGCTCTCCTTCACGGATGCGGCGGCCCTGCCCATCGCCGCGGCGACCGCGTACGACGGGATCCACCAGCTCGGCCTGCCCTCCGGCGCCACCGTGCTGATCACCGGCGCGGGCGGTGGCGTCGGTGTCGCGGCCACGCAGATCGCGCGCGCCCTCGGACTCGCCGTGGTCGGCGTCGCGAGCGAGGGCAAGAAGGACTTCGTCGAGGAGCTCGGGGCCGTGCACGTCCCGGCGGGGCCGGATCTGGCCGAGCGGGTGCGGGCCGCCGCGCCGGACGGGGTGGACGCCGTCTTCGACCTGGTCGGGGGCGAGGTGCTGGAGGCCGCGGCGACCTTGCTGGACGACCGTACGAAGCTGATCACCGGCGCCGACCGGGAGACGGCCGCCCGGCTCGGGGGAGGACCCGTCGAACGCGCCCGTACCGCCGCCGTCCTCGACGAGGTGGCGCGCCTGGTGGTCGACGGCCGGCTGAGGCCCTTCGTGACGGGGACGTTCCCCCTCGACCGGGCCGGCGAGGCGCTGCGCACGGTCGAGGACGGCCACGCCCGCGGGAAGATCGTGATCGAGGTCGCCCGATGA
- a CDS encoding serine hydrolase domain-containing protein, with amino-acid sequence MTQPAPRVHGHCDARFAAVRTAFEENFRDRDELGAAVTVTLDGESVVDLWGGWADAARTRPWERETLVNVWSTSKGPTALCAHILADRGLLDFDAPVAAYWPEFAAAGKESVLVRHLLSHRAGLAGLREPHDLAQLCDWELTVERLAAQQPWWEPGTRSGYHALTFGHLVGEVVRRVSGLRPGAFLEREVTGPLGIDFTIGLPEKEAERAAELVHPPVASSSEQAAIFAQLAPAAVAALTNPLVGATEANTARWRAAEIPAANGHGTARAVAALYGIFAGRGAYGSRQVLSPEAAERVREGQGSCRDLVLGAGFEHETEAGLGLWLSGPNGSYGPHPRAFGHDGFGGSCGLADPESGLSLGYVMNRMGPHIADDPRKMALVDALYSAL; translated from the coding sequence ATGACCCAGCCCGCGCCGCGTGTTCACGGCCACTGCGACGCCCGCTTCGCGGCGGTGCGCACCGCGTTCGAGGAGAACTTCCGGGATCGCGACGAGCTCGGCGCGGCCGTGACCGTCACGCTCGACGGCGAGTCGGTGGTCGACCTGTGGGGCGGTTGGGCCGACGCGGCGCGCACCCGGCCCTGGGAGCGCGAGACGCTGGTCAACGTCTGGTCGACGTCCAAGGGCCCGACCGCGCTGTGCGCGCACATCCTGGCCGATCGCGGGCTGCTCGACTTCGACGCCCCGGTGGCCGCGTACTGGCCGGAGTTCGCGGCGGCGGGCAAGGAGTCCGTGCTCGTACGACATCTGCTGTCGCACCGCGCGGGGCTGGCCGGGCTGCGTGAGCCGCACGATCTGGCCCAGCTGTGCGACTGGGAGCTGACCGTGGAGCGGCTGGCGGCGCAGCAGCCGTGGTGGGAGCCGGGGACCCGGTCCGGGTACCACGCGCTCACCTTCGGCCATCTGGTGGGAGAGGTGGTGCGGCGGGTCTCCGGGCTGCGGCCGGGCGCGTTCCTGGAGCGGGAGGTGACCGGGCCGCTCGGGATCGACTTCACCATCGGGCTGCCGGAGAAGGAGGCCGAGCGGGCGGCCGAGCTGGTGCATCCGCCGGTCGCCTCGAGCAGTGAACAGGCCGCGATCTTCGCCCAGTTGGCGCCTGCGGCGGTGGCCGCCCTCACCAATCCGCTGGTCGGCGCCACCGAGGCCAACACGGCCCGATGGCGGGCCGCCGAGATACCGGCGGCCAACGGCCACGGCACCGCCCGCGCGGTCGCCGCGCTGTACGGGATCTTCGCCGGGCGCGGGGCGTACGGCTCGCGGCAGGTGCTCTCCCCGGAGGCCGCGGAGCGGGTGCGCGAGGGGCAGGGCAGCTGTCGGGACCTGGTGCTCGGCGCCGGGTTCGAGCACGAGACGGAAGCCGGCCTCGGGCTGTGGCTGAGCGGGCCCAATGGCTCGTACGGTCCCCACCCGAGGGCTTTCGGACACGACGGCTTCGGCGGCTCCTGCGGTCTCGCCGACCCGGAGTCGGGCCTCTCCCTGGGGTACGTCATGAACCGGATGGGCCCGCACATCGCCGACGACCCAAGGAAGATGGCGCTCGTGGACGCCCTGTACAGCGCGCTCTGA
- a CDS encoding sulfite oxidase-like oxidoreductase codes for MNVTRAFTGRPRVDHAQLPPGQYDAGDDWPVLSAEVTPDLAPADWTFRIDGLVAEPRTWNWEQAHALPASAYEGDIHCVTSWSKFGVRFGGVRLDAFLDAVRPDASATHVVAYSHTGYTTNLPLADITGGRAWIVWEYEGKPLPAEHGGPARLIVPHLYFWKSAKWIAGLRLLDHDEPGFWEQNGYHARGNPWEEQRYSGD; via the coding sequence ATGAACGTCACCCGAGCCTTCACCGGGCGCCCCCGCGTCGACCACGCCCAACTGCCACCCGGCCAGTACGACGCGGGCGACGACTGGCCCGTCCTGTCCGCCGAGGTCACCCCCGACCTGGCACCCGCCGACTGGACCTTCCGGATCGACGGGCTGGTGGCCGAGCCGCGCACCTGGAACTGGGAACAGGCGCACGCGCTGCCCGCCTCGGCGTACGAGGGCGACATCCACTGTGTGACGAGCTGGTCGAAGTTCGGGGTGCGCTTCGGGGGTGTCCGCCTGGACGCGTTCCTGGACGCCGTGCGCCCGGACGCGTCCGCCACCCACGTGGTCGCCTACTCGCACACCGGGTACACGACGAACCTCCCGCTCGCCGACATCACCGGCGGTCGTGCCTGGATCGTCTGGGAGTACGAGGGGAAGCCACTGCCCGCCGAACACGGCGGGCCGGCGCGGCTGATCGTGCCACACCTGTACTTCTGGAAGAGCGCCAAGTGGATCGCGGGCCTCCGGCTCCTCGACCACGACGAGCCGGGCTTCTGGGAACAGAACGGCTACCACGCACGCGGCAACCCCTGGGAAGAACAGCGCTACTCCGGTGACTGA
- a CDS encoding acetylxylan esterase, whose amino-acid sequence MAQFDLPLDELRAYRSASAEPEDFDTFWAKTLQETREHDLDARFEPVETPLKTVKVYDVTFAGFGGHPVKGWLTLPAWANSALPTVVEFVGYGGGRGLSHTHLLWASAGFAHFVMDTRGQGSAWGGGETPDPVGSAPAYPGYMTRGIDAPENYYYRRVFTDGVRAVETARSHPLVDAERVAAVGGSQGGGITIAVGGLVPDLAAIAPDVPFLCDFPRATTLTDRHPYREIGNYLKTHRGRTEDVLRTLSYFDGVHFAARGRAPALFSVALEDQTCPPSTIFAAFNAWDHEDKKIEVYDFNDHEGGGPYQEAAKLAWLPAHL is encoded by the coding sequence ATGGCCCAGTTCGACCTCCCCCTCGACGAACTTCGCGCATACCGCAGCGCGTCCGCCGAGCCCGAGGACTTCGACACCTTCTGGGCCAAGACCCTCCAGGAGACGCGGGAGCACGACCTCGACGCCCGCTTCGAACCCGTCGAGACGCCGCTCAAGACGGTCAAGGTGTACGACGTGACGTTCGCCGGGTTCGGCGGGCACCCGGTCAAGGGCTGGCTCACGCTGCCCGCCTGGGCGAACTCCGCCCTGCCCACGGTCGTCGAGTTCGTCGGCTACGGCGGCGGTCGCGGCCTCTCGCACACGCATCTGCTGTGGGCCTCGGCGGGCTTCGCGCACTTCGTGATGGACACCCGTGGCCAGGGCAGCGCGTGGGGCGGCGGCGAGACCCCGGACCCGGTGGGCAGCGCGCCCGCGTACCCCGGTTACATGACCCGTGGCATCGACGCCCCCGAGAACTACTACTACCGCCGGGTGTTCACCGACGGCGTGCGCGCGGTGGAGACCGCCCGCTCGCATCCGCTGGTCGACGCGGAACGCGTGGCGGCCGTCGGCGGGAGTCAGGGCGGCGGGATCACGATCGCGGTGGGCGGTCTGGTCCCCGACCTGGCCGCGATCGCGCCCGACGTGCCGTTCCTGTGCGACTTCCCGCGTGCGACGACGCTGACGGACCGGCACCCGTACCGGGAGATCGGCAACTACCTCAAGACCCACCGCGGCCGCACCGAGGACGTCCTGCGCACGCTGTCCTACTTCGACGGGGTGCACTTCGCGGCGCGCGGGCGGGCGCCGGCCCTCTTCTCGGTCGCGCTGGAGGACCAGACCTGCCCGCCCTCCACGATCTTCGCGGCCTTCAACGCCTGGGACCACGAGGACAAGAAGATCGAGGTCTACGACTTCAACGACCACGAGGGCGGCGGCCCCTACCAGGAGGCGGCCAAGCTGGCCTGGCTGCCCGCGCACCTCTGA